A genomic stretch from Pseudomonas sp. MUP55 includes:
- a CDS encoding cold-shock protein, translating to MTTRETGNVKWFNDAKGYGFIQREDGKDVFVHYRAIRGDGHRSLAEGQQVEYAVVTGEKGLQAEDVVGL from the coding sequence ATGACAACGCGCGAAACCGGCAATGTGAAGTGGTTCAACGATGCCAAGGGCTATGGCTTTATCCAGCGTGAAGATGGCAAGGACGTGTTCGTGCACTACCGCGCCATTCGCGGTGACGGTCACCGTTCGTTGGCCGAAGGCCAGCAGGTGGAGTACGCCGTGGTGACCGGCGAGAAGGGGCTGCAGGCCGAGGATGTGGTGGGTCTTTAA
- the plsB gene encoding glycerol-3-phosphate 1-O-acyltransferase PlsB, whose protein sequence is MTRSPFRRLVFGTLRRLLYLWVRSETINQSSLTLNLDRSRPVFYVLQSPSLTELAVVDAECTRAGLPRPVLPVSVGPLMEPAAFFYLTPDPDWLGRQDKRGAPPTLTRLVNTLTEHAEENAQIIPVSVFWGQSPESESSPWKLLFADSWAVTGRLRRLLSILILGRKTRVQFSAPINLRELIEHNKGHERTVRMAQRILRVHFRNLKTAVIGPDLSHRRNLVKGLVNMPLVRQAIADEAEREKISPEKAKALALRYGNEIASDYTYTAIRFLEVVLSWFWNKIYDGIKINNIEGVQQVAQGYEVIYVPCHRSHIDYLLLSYLLFKNGLTPPHIAAGINLNMPVIGSLLRRGGAFFMRRTFKGNPLYTSVFNEYLHTLFTKGFPVEYFVEGGRSRTGRMLQPKTGMLAITLRSFLRSSRMPIVFVPVYIGYERVLEGRTYLGELRGASKKKESIFDIFKVVGALKQRFGQVAVNFGEPIKLAEFLDNEQPDWRAQELGPNYKPAWLNETTHRLGEQVARHLNEAAAVNPVNLVALALLSTTRLALDEQAMARQLDLYLALLRRVPYSPHTTLPDGDGLALIKHVKDMNLLSEQSDALGKIVYLDEQNAVLMTYYRNNVLHIFALPALLASFFQSSSRMSREQILRYTQALYPYLQSELFIRWSLEDLDTVVDQWLDAFVEQGLLRFENNVYLRPAPSSRHFVLLTLLSKSIAQTLQRFYMAISLLLNSGQNSISAEELEDLCTIMAQRLSILHGLNAPEFFDKSLFRHFIQTLLEQDVLRRDEAGKLSYHDLLGELAEGAAKRVLPADIRLSIRQVALHRVDGAAEQAVEPAQTR, encoded by the coding sequence ATGACCCGCTCCCCGTTCCGTCGCCTGGTGTTCGGCACCTTGCGTCGACTGCTGTACCTCTGGGTTCGCTCGGAGACGATCAACCAGTCGTCCCTAACCCTTAACCTGGACCGCAGCCGGCCGGTGTTCTATGTCCTGCAATCGCCCTCCCTGACCGAACTGGCCGTGGTCGACGCCGAGTGCACCAGGGCCGGCCTGCCGCGCCCGGTGCTGCCGGTATCGGTCGGCCCGTTGATGGAACCCGCGGCGTTCTTTTACCTGACGCCGGACCCGGACTGGCTCGGTCGCCAGGACAAGCGCGGCGCACCGCCAACTCTGACGCGCCTGGTCAACACCCTCACCGAACATGCCGAAGAGAATGCACAAATCATTCCGGTCAGCGTGTTCTGGGGCCAGTCGCCTGAAAGTGAGTCCAGCCCTTGGAAACTGCTGTTCGCCGACAGCTGGGCGGTCACCGGGCGCTTGCGCCGGTTGTTGAGCATCCTGATCCTCGGTCGCAAGACGCGCGTGCAATTCTCCGCGCCCATCAATCTGCGTGAATTGATCGAGCACAATAAAGGGCACGAACGCACCGTAAGGATGGCCCAGCGCATCCTGCGTGTGCACTTTCGTAACCTGAAGACCGCCGTGATCGGCCCCGACCTGTCGCACCGCCGCAATCTGGTGAAGGGCCTGGTGAACATGCCGTTGGTGCGCCAAGCCATCGCCGATGAAGCCGAGCGTGAAAAAATCTCGCCGGAGAAAGCCAAGGCCCTGGCCCTGCGCTATGGCAACGAGATCGCCTCGGACTACACCTACACCGCGATCCGCTTCCTGGAAGTGGTGCTGAGCTGGTTCTGGAACAAGATCTACGATGGCATCAAGATCAACAACATCGAGGGCGTGCAACAGGTTGCGCAGGGCTACGAAGTAATCTACGTACCGTGCCACCGCAGCCATATCGACTACCTGCTGCTTTCCTACCTGCTGTTCAAGAACGGCCTGACCCCGCCGCACATTGCCGCCGGCATCAACTTGAACATGCCCGTGATCGGCAGCCTGCTGCGCCGTGGCGGTGCGTTTTTCATGCGCCGCACCTTCAAGGGCAACCCGCTGTACACCTCGGTGTTCAACGAATACCTGCACACCCTGTTTACCAAAGGCTTCCCCGTCGAGTACTTCGTCGAAGGCGGACGCTCGCGCACGGGGCGCATGCTGCAGCCCAAAACCGGGATGCTGGCGATCACCCTGCGCAGTTTCCTGCGCTCTTCGCGCATGCCTATCGTGTTCGTGCCGGTGTACATCGGCTATGAACGCGTGCTGGAAGGTCGTACCTACCTCGGCGAACTGCGTGGTGCGAGCAAGAAGAAAGAGTCGATTTTCGATATTTTCAAAGTGGTGGGCGCGCTCAAGCAGCGCTTCGGCCAGGTCGCGGTCAACTTCGGCGAGCCGATCAAGCTGGCGGAATTCCTCGACAACGAGCAACCGGATTGGCGCGCTCAGGAACTGGGCCCGAACTACAAGCCGGCGTGGCTGAATGAAACCACCCACCGCCTGGGCGAACAGGTGGCGCGCCATCTGAACGAAGCCGCAGCGGTGAACCCGGTGAACCTGGTGGCATTGGCGCTGCTGTCGACCACACGCCTGGCCCTGGATGAACAAGCCATGGCCCGCCAGTTGGACCTGTACCTGGCGCTGCTGCGCCGTGTGCCCTATTCACCGCATACCACCCTGCCGGACGGCGATGGCCTCGCCCTGATCAAGCACGTCAAGGACATGAATCTGCTGTCGGAACAGAGCGATGCCCTGGGCAAAATCGTCTATCTGGATGAGCAAAACGCCGTCCTGATGACCTATTACCGCAACAACGTATTGCACATCTTCGCCCTGCCGGCGCTGCTGGCGAGCTTCTTCCAGAGCAGTTCGCGCATGAGCCGCGAACAGATCCTGCGCTACACCCAGGCGCTGTATCCGTACCTGCAATCGGAGTTGTTTATCCGCTGGTCACTGGAGGATCTGGATACCGTGGTCGACCAATGGCTGGACGCGTTTGTCGAACAGGGCCTGCTGCGCTTTGAAAACAACGTGTACCTGCGCCCGGCGCCGAGCTCGCGGCATTTTGTGCTGCTGACGCTGCTGTCAAAAAGCATCGCCCAGACCCTGCAGCGCTTCTACATGGCCATTTCGCTGCTGCTCAACAGCGGCCAGAACAGCATCAGCGCCGAAGAGCTGGAAGACCTGTGCACGATCATGGCACAGCGGCTGTCGATCCTGCACGGCCTCAATGCCCCGGAATTCTTCGACAAGAGCCTATTCCGACATTTCATCCAGACCTTGTTGGAGCAAGATGTGCTGCGCCGCGATGAAGCCGGCAAGCTGAGCTACCACGACCTGCTCGGCGAGCTGGCTGAAGGCGCGGCCAAACGGGTACTGCCGGCGGACATTCGCCTGTCGATCCGCCAGGTCGCGTTGCATCGCGTCGATGGCGCGGCCGAGCAAGCGGTGGAACCTGCGCAAACCCGCTAG
- a CDS encoding putative RNA methyltransferase: MLACPLCSAPLNPVDNGVACPAGHRFDRARQGYLNLLPVQHKNSRDPGDNLAMVEARRDFLNAGHYAPVAQRLAELAAERKPQRWVDIGCGEGYYTAQIADALPHADGYALDISREAVKRACKRNPALTWLIASMARIPLADASCQFLASVFSPLDWQEAKRLLSPGGGLMKVGPTRGHLMELRERLYDEVREYTDDKHLALVPDGMSLAHSETLEFTLSLAEPKDRANLLAMTPHGWRASAERRNEVIEAAEPLQVTVSMRYDYFVLQ; this comes from the coding sequence ATGCTCGCCTGCCCCCTTTGCAGCGCCCCGCTCAATCCGGTGGACAACGGCGTGGCGTGCCCCGCCGGGCACCGTTTCGACCGCGCACGCCAGGGTTACCTGAACCTGCTGCCGGTGCAGCACAAGAACAGCCGCGACCCGGGCGATAACCTGGCGATGGTCGAGGCGCGCCGCGATTTTCTCAATGCCGGGCACTACGCCCCTGTGGCTCAGCGCCTGGCCGAGCTGGCCGCTGAACGCAAACCGCAACGCTGGGTGGACATCGGCTGTGGCGAGGGTTACTACACCGCGCAGATCGCCGACGCCCTGCCCCACGCCGACGGCTACGCCCTGGATATTTCCAGGGAAGCGGTCAAGCGGGCATGCAAGCGCAACCCCGCGCTGACCTGGTTGATCGCCAGCATGGCCCGCATCCCATTGGCCGACGCCAGTTGCCAGTTTCTCGCCAGCGTGTTCAGCCCGCTGGACTGGCAGGAAGCCAAGCGCCTGCTCAGCCCAGGTGGCGGCTTGATGAAGGTCGGCCCCACCCGCGGCCATCTGATGGAATTGCGCGAGCGCTTGTACGATGAAGTGCGCGAGTACACCGACGACAAACACTTGGCGCTGGTGCCGGATGGCATGAGCCTGGCCCACAGCGAAACCCTGGAGTTCACCCTGAGCCTGGCCGAACCCAAGGACCGCGCCAATCTGCTGGCCATGACCCCTCACGGCTGGCGCGCCAGCGCCGAGCGCCGCAACGAGGTGATCGAAGCCGCCGAGCCGCTGCAGGTCACCGTGTCGATGCGCTACGATTATTTCGTGCTTCAATAA
- a CDS encoding class I SAM-dependent methyltransferase, protein MSEQPAASRIRVEALAEGFQARAEQWAALLGLPLQLDEADFSLQVGEQGLQLQQLGPDAPGPVRVDFIEGGAAHRRLYGGGSGQMIAKAVGIAQGVRPRVLDATAGLGKDAFVLASLGCDMSLIERQPLIGALLEDGLARAAQDFEVAPIVARMKLLKGNSIDVMLNWQGEPPQVIYLDPMFPHREKTALVKKEMRLFRPLVGDDPDAPALLAAALALASHRVVVKRPRKAPCIEGPKPSHALDGKSSRYDIYPKKALKP, encoded by the coding sequence ATGAGCGAACAACCAGCGGCCAGCCGCATTCGGGTCGAGGCTTTGGCCGAAGGATTCCAGGCCCGCGCCGAGCAGTGGGCGGCGCTGCTTGGCTTGCCTTTACAACTCGATGAAGCGGATTTTTCCCTGCAAGTCGGAGAACAAGGCCTGCAGCTGCAACAGCTCGGGCCTGACGCGCCGGGGCCGGTACGGGTCGACTTTATCGAAGGCGGCGCGGCGCACCGGAGATTGTACGGCGGCGGCAGTGGGCAGATGATCGCCAAGGCTGTGGGCATCGCCCAAGGCGTTCGCCCGCGCGTGCTCGACGCCACGGCGGGTCTTGGCAAGGACGCTTTTGTGCTGGCCAGCCTGGGGTGTGACATGAGCCTGATCGAGCGTCAGCCGCTGATCGGCGCCTTGCTTGAAGACGGCCTGGCGCGCGCTGCACAGGATTTCGAAGTGGCGCCGATCGTGGCGCGGATGAAGCTGCTCAAGGGCAACTCCATCGACGTGATGCTCAATTGGCAGGGCGAGCCGCCGCAGGTGATCTATCTTGACCCGATGTTCCCGCATCGTGAGAAAACGGCATTGGTGAAGAAGGAAATGCGCCTGTTCCGGCCGCTGGTGGGGGATGACCCGGACGCACCGGCACTGTTGGCGGCCGCCCTGGCCTTGGCCAGCCACCGTGTGGTGGTCAAGCGCCCGCGCAAGGCGCCGTGCATCGAGGGGCCCAAGCCGAGCCATGCGCTGGACGGCAAGTCCAGTCGCTATGACATTTATCCTAAGAAAGCACTCAAGCCTTAA
- a CDS encoding TetR/AcrR family transcriptional regulator produces the protein MSDNPVNTNSPGRPKDMAKRQAILEAAKILFLSNGYASTSMDAVALEAGVSKLTVYSHFTDKETLFTAAVVAKCEEQLPVMYFELPEAMPVHTVLLNIARGFHRLINSEESVNLHRLMMTTGNQDVKLSQIFFEAGPMRMLQGMERLLGRIDQTGALSIDKPFKAAEHFFCLLKGTANFRLLYGCGGQLSEADAEAHVQEVVGLFMRAYRP, from the coding sequence ATGTCCGACAATCCTGTAAACACCAATAGCCCCGGGCGCCCCAAGGACATGGCAAAACGCCAGGCGATTCTCGAAGCCGCGAAAATTCTGTTTTTGAGCAATGGCTATGCAAGCACCAGCATGGACGCCGTGGCGCTGGAAGCGGGCGTGTCGAAACTGACCGTCTACAGCCACTTCACGGACAAGGAAACCCTGTTCACTGCCGCCGTCGTCGCCAAGTGCGAGGAACAGTTGCCGGTCATGTACTTCGAGCTGCCAGAAGCCATGCCTGTGCACACCGTACTGCTGAACATCGCACGCGGGTTCCATCGGCTGATCAACAGCGAGGAATCGGTGAACCTGCATCGCCTGATGATGACCACCGGCAATCAGGACGTGAAACTTTCACAGATCTTCTTTGAAGCAGGGCCGATGCGCATGCTGCAGGGCATGGAGCGTCTGCTCGGCCGGATCGATCAGACTGGCGCGTTGAGCATCGACAAGCCCTTCAAGGCAGCCGAGCACTTCTTTTGTCTGCTCAAAGGCACGGCGAACTTTCGCCTGCTGTATGGCTGCGGCGGGCAATTGAGCGAGGCGGACGCCGAAGCGCATGTGCAGGAGGTGGTGGGCTTGTTCATGCGGGCTTACCGTCCATGA
- a CDS encoding efflux RND transporter periplasmic adaptor subunit, producing MRSTFLPFALPVSLVFLLAACGHEEAAQTTVRPAMVVQPQPSAQAMDSYPGEVRARYEPDLAFRIAGKVSKRLVEEGERVKANQPLAELDPQDVRLQLEATRAQVAAADANLSLVRAERDRYKTLMDRQMVSRSQYDNSENLYRSGVARLKQIKAEFEVSSNQAGYAVLRAPQDGVVAKRAVEVGQVVSAGQTVFTLATDGEREVLISLPEQGFARFKVGQPVSVELWSQPDQRFAGRIRELSPAADPKSRTFAARVAFTGGKTAAELGQSARVFIQADGVIALSVPLSALSAQDGASYVWRVAPDNTLKRTPVRVGAFGEKTVPVLEGLAPTDWVIAAGVHVLHEGQQVRPVDRTNRVVNLAAKE from the coding sequence ATGCGCAGCACTTTCCTGCCCTTTGCGTTGCCTGTCAGTCTGGTTTTCCTGTTAGCCGCTTGCGGCCACGAGGAAGCGGCTCAAACCACCGTCCGCCCGGCCATGGTGGTGCAACCCCAGCCTTCGGCGCAGGCAATGGACAGCTACCCGGGCGAAGTGCGCGCCCGTTATGAGCCGGACCTGGCCTTTCGCATCGCTGGCAAAGTCAGCAAGCGCCTGGTGGAGGAGGGCGAGCGGGTCAAGGCCAACCAGCCACTGGCAGAGCTCGACCCACAGGATGTGCGCCTGCAGCTGGAAGCCACCCGTGCCCAAGTAGCCGCCGCCGATGCCAACCTGAGCCTGGTGCGTGCCGAACGTGACCGCTACAAGACCCTGATGGACCGTCAGATGGTCAGCCGGTCCCAGTACGACAATTCCGAAAATCTTTATCGATCAGGTGTTGCACGCCTCAAGCAGATCAAGGCTGAGTTCGAGGTGTCCAGCAACCAGGCCGGCTACGCTGTGCTGCGCGCCCCCCAGGACGGCGTCGTCGCCAAGCGTGCGGTGGAAGTGGGCCAGGTCGTCTCCGCGGGCCAGACCGTGTTCACCCTGGCCACCGATGGCGAGCGTGAAGTATTGATCAGCCTGCCCGAGCAAGGTTTCGCTCGCTTCAAGGTCGGCCAGCCGGTGTCGGTTGAGCTGTGGAGCCAGCCGGATCAACGCTTTGCCGGGCGCATCCGCGAACTCTCGCCCGCCGCCGATCCGAAGTCGCGCACCTTCGCCGCACGGGTGGCTTTCACGGGGGGCAAAACGGCGGCGGAGCTCGGCCAGAGTGCCCGCGTATTCATACAGGCCGACGGCGTGATTGCCCTGTCGGTGCCGCTGTCGGCCCTCAGTGCGCAGGACGGCGCGTCCTACGTCTGGCGCGTGGCACCCGACAATACCCTCAAGCGCACACCCGTGCGCGTCGGCGCGTTTGGCGAGAAGACCGTGCCGGTACTCGAAGGCCTGGCGCCCACTGACTGGGTGATCGCCGCGGGTGTGCACGTGCTGCATGAGGGCCAGCAAGTGCGGCCGGTGGATCGCACCAACCGCGTGGTGAATCTGGCGGCGAAGGAGTAG
- a CDS encoding YbaY family lipoprotein — protein MKKIILLGLTALLGACQSMTPAPKASLDGEVFYLQRIALPPAATLSVSLQDVSLMDAPAVVLAEQKGPVKGQVPLPFHLSYDPAQVKPGHSYSVSARIEVDGKLLFITTERHAVQLNGQDQQPLRLRVDAVAH, from the coding sequence ATGAAAAAGATCATCCTCCTGGGCCTCACCGCCTTGCTCGGAGCCTGCCAATCCATGACCCCTGCACCCAAGGCCAGCCTCGACGGCGAAGTGTTCTACCTGCAACGCATCGCCCTGCCGCCTGCCGCCACCTTGAGCGTCAGCCTGCAGGACGTATCGCTGATGGACGCCCCCGCCGTGGTCCTGGCCGAACAGAAAGGCCCGGTCAAAGGCCAGGTACCGCTGCCGTTTCACCTGAGCTATGACCCGGCGCAGGTCAAGCCCGGCCACAGCTATTCGGTCAGCGCTCGCATCGAAGTGGATGGCAAGCTACTGTTCATCACCACTGAACGGCACGCCGTGCAGCTCAACGGCCAGGATCAACAGCCACTGCGCTTGCGCGTCGACGCTGTAGCCCACTGA
- a CDS encoding DUF4197 domain-containing protein gives MLRHPLRLTALFAGLLLGANAMALDLGSLSQGDASGGLKDALTQGAQIAVKQLGTPGGFSNNPEVKIGLPGKLGKVADKLKMFGMGDQVTQLETSMNKAAETAVTQAQPILVNAVKNMSVTDAKGILSGGQDSATQYLDKSSREQIRAKFLPIVKAATDKVGVAQQYNALAGKAAAFGAVDAKSANVENYVTEQALDGLFKMIAQQEETIRQNPAAAATSLAKKVFGAL, from the coding sequence ATGCTCCGTCACCCTCTTCGCCTCACTGCCCTGTTCGCCGGCCTGCTGCTGGGCGCCAACGCCATGGCGCTGGACCTTGGCAGCCTGTCCCAGGGCGACGCCAGCGGCGGCCTCAAGGACGCCTTGACCCAGGGCGCACAGATCGCCGTGAAACAACTGGGAACGCCCGGTGGCTTCAGCAATAACCCTGAAGTGAAGATCGGCCTGCCGGGGAAGCTGGGCAAGGTCGCTGACAAGCTGAAGATGTTCGGCATGGGCGATCAGGTCACCCAGCTGGAAACCAGCATGAACAAAGCCGCGGAAACCGCCGTTACCCAGGCCCAGCCGATTCTGGTCAATGCCGTGAAAAACATGAGCGTGACCGATGCCAAAGGCATTCTCAGCGGCGGTCAGGACTCCGCCACCCAGTACCTGGACAAGAGCAGCCGCGAGCAGATCCGCGCCAAGTTCCTGCCCATCGTCAAGGCGGCCACCGACAAGGTTGGCGTGGCCCAGCAGTACAACGCCCTCGCCGGCAAGGCGGCTGCGTTTGGCGCAGTGGACGCCAAAAGCGCCAATGTTGAAAACTACGTGACCGAACAGGCGCTGGATGGCTTGTTCAAGATGATCGCGCAGCAGGAAGAGACGATTCGCCAGAATCCGGCAGCAGCCGCCACCAGCTTGGCAAAGAAGGTGTTTGGCGCGCTGTAA
- a CDS encoding efflux RND transporter permease subunit, which produces MGFNLSEWALRNRQIVLFLMILLAVVGTLSYTKLGQSEDPPFTFKAMVIKTNWPGATAQEVSRQVTERIEKKLMETGEYERIVSFSRPGESQVTFIARDSMHSAQIPELWYQVRKKISDIRQTLPPDIQGPFFNDEFGTTFGNIYALTGDGFDYAVLKDYADRIQIQLQRVPDVGKVELLGLQDEKIWIELSNLKLATLGLPLAAVQQALQEQNAVSTAGFFETPTERVQLRVSGNFKTVEEIRNFPIRVAERTFRIGDVAEIHRGFNDPPAPRMRFMGADAIGLAVAMRDGGDILVLGKALENEFARLQKNLPAGMELRKVSDQPAAVKTSVGEFVQVLAEALAIVLLVSFFSLGVRTGMVVALAIPLVLAMTFATMYYLGIGLHKISLGALVLALGLLVDDAIIAVEMMAIKMEQGYDRLKAASFAWTSTAFPMLTGTLITAAGFLPIATAQSSTGEYTRSIFQVVTIALLASWVAAVVFVPYLGEKLLPDLAKIHAAKHGSDRPDPYGTPFYQRVRRLVEWCVQRRKTVIVLTLLLFIGSVGLFRFVPQQFFPASGRLELMVDLKLAEGASLSNTAEQVKRLETLLKGHAGIDNYVAYVGTGSPRFYLPLDQQLPAASFAQFVVLAPTIEERESLRTWLIETLNEQFPDLRSRVTRLENGPPVGYPVQFRVTGEHIEEVRALARKVAIKVRENAHVVNVHLDWEEPSKIVYLNIDQDRARALGVSTANLSKFLQSSLTGSTVSQYREDNELIEILLRGTVHERTELSRLSSLAVPTDNGKSVALSQIATLEYGFEEGIIWHRNRLPTVIVRADIYGKEQPATLVQQILPTLEGVRAELPDGYLLEVGGTVEDSARGQNSVKAGVPLFIVVVLTLLMLQLRSFSRTAMVFLTAPLGLIGVTLFLLVFRQPFGFVAMLGTIALSGMIMRNSVILVDQIEQDIKAGLTPWQAIIEATVRRFRPIVLTALAAVLAMIPLSRSVFFGPMAVAIMGGLIVATALTLLFLPALYAAWFRVRKEVG; this is translated from the coding sequence ATGGGTTTCAATCTTTCCGAATGGGCGTTGCGTAATCGCCAGATCGTACTGTTCCTGATGATCCTGCTGGCGGTGGTCGGCACCTTGTCCTACACCAAGCTGGGGCAAAGCGAAGACCCGCCCTTTACCTTCAAGGCCATGGTGATCAAGACCAACTGGCCGGGCGCCACGGCCCAGGAAGTCTCACGTCAGGTCACCGAGCGCATCGAGAAAAAGCTGATGGAAACGGGCGAGTACGAGCGCATCGTCTCGTTTTCGCGCCCAGGTGAGTCTCAAGTCACCTTCATTGCTCGCGACTCCATGCACTCGGCGCAGATTCCCGAGCTGTGGTACCAGGTGCGCAAGAAGATCAGCGATATTCGCCAGACCTTGCCGCCGGATATCCAGGGGCCGTTTTTCAACGATGAGTTCGGCACCACGTTCGGCAATATCTACGCCTTGACTGGTGACGGTTTCGACTACGCCGTGCTCAAGGACTACGCCGACCGTATCCAGATTCAGCTGCAACGGGTGCCGGATGTGGGCAAGGTCGAGCTGCTTGGCCTGCAGGACGAAAAAATCTGGATCGAACTGTCCAACCTCAAGCTCGCCACCCTCGGCCTGCCATTGGCCGCTGTGCAGCAGGCCTTGCAGGAGCAGAACGCGGTGTCGACCGCCGGTTTCTTTGAAACCCCGACCGAACGGGTGCAGTTGCGGGTATCCGGCAATTTCAAGACCGTGGAAGAGATTCGCAACTTTCCTATTCGGGTTGCGGAACGCACCTTCCGCATTGGCGATGTGGCCGAGATTCACCGGGGCTTCAACGACCCACCGGCACCGCGCATGCGTTTCATGGGGGCTGACGCTATCGGACTGGCCGTGGCCATGCGTGATGGCGGCGACATCCTGGTGCTGGGCAAGGCGCTGGAAAACGAATTCGCACGATTGCAGAAGAATCTTCCGGCAGGCATGGAGCTGCGCAAGGTCTCGGACCAACCGGCAGCGGTGAAAACCAGTGTCGGCGAATTCGTCCAGGTGCTGGCTGAAGCGTTGGCGATTGTGTTGCTGGTGAGCTTCTTTTCCCTGGGCGTACGCACCGGCATGGTGGTGGCCCTGGCGATTCCGCTGGTGCTGGCGATGACCTTCGCCACCATGTATTACCTCGGCATCGGCCTGCACAAGATTTCCCTGGGCGCGCTGGTATTGGCCCTGGGCCTGCTGGTCGATGACGCGATCATCGCCGTGGAAATGATGGCGATCAAAATGGAGCAGGGGTACGACCGGCTCAAGGCCGCGAGTTTCGCCTGGACCAGTACCGCATTCCCAATGCTCACCGGTACGTTGATCACCGCTGCGGGCTTCTTGCCGATTGCCACGGCGCAATCGAGTACCGGTGAGTACACCCGTTCGATCTTTCAGGTGGTGACCATTGCATTGCTGGCCTCATGGGTCGCCGCAGTGGTATTTGTGCCTTACCTGGGCGAAAAGCTGCTGCCGGACCTGGCGAAGATTCATGCCGCCAAACACGGCTCGGATCGGCCTGATCCCTACGGCACGCCCTTCTACCAGCGTGTCAGGCGTCTGGTGGAGTGGTGCGTGCAACGGCGCAAGACGGTGATCGTCCTGACCCTGCTGCTGTTTATCGGCTCGGTTGGGCTGTTTCGTTTCGTGCCGCAACAGTTCTTCCCGGCCTCGGGTCGCCTGGAATTGATGGTCGACCTGAAACTGGCCGAAGGCGCGTCGTTGAGCAACACGGCCGAGCAAGTCAAACGCCTCGAAACCCTGCTCAAGGGACACGCCGGCATCGATAACTACGTGGCCTATGTGGGCACCGGTTCGCCGCGTTTCTACCTGCCCCTCGACCAGCAACTGCCGGCCGCCAGCTTTGCGCAATTTGTGGTGTTGGCACCCACCATCGAAGAACGCGAAAGCCTGCGCACCTGGCTGATCGAAACGCTGAACGAACAGTTTCCCGACCTGCGTTCGCGCGTTACCCGCCTGGAAAACGGCCCACCCGTGGGCTACCCCGTGCAGTTTCGCGTGACCGGTGAGCACATCGAAGAAGTCCGCGCCCTGGCGCGCAAAGTCGCGATCAAGGTTCGCGAAAATGCTCACGTGGTCAATGTGCATCTGGACTGGGAAGAACCGAGCAAAATCGTCTACCTGAATATCGACCAGGACCGCGCCCGCGCGCTGGGCGTAAGCACCGCCAACCTGTCGAAGTTCCTGCAAAGCTCCCTGACCGGCTCCACGGTCAGCCAGTACCGCGAAGATAACGAGTTGATCGAAATTCTCCTGCGCGGCACCGTCCATGAGCGCACCGAATTGTCGCGGCTGTCCAGCCTGGCCGTGCCGACCGATAACGGTAAAAGTGTGGCGCTGTCGCAGATTGCCACCCTTGAGTATGGCTTTGAAGAAGGCATCATCTGGCACCGTAACCGCCTGCCTACGGTGATCGTGCGCGCCGATATCTACGGCAAGGAGCAACCTGCCACGCTGGTCCAGCAGATCCTGCCGACCCTCGAAGGCGTGCGCGCCGAGTTGCCTGACGGCTATTTGCTGGAAGTCGGTGGTACCGTCGAAGACTCGGCGCGCGGCCAGAACTCGGTGAAAGCCGGCGTGCCATTGTTCATCGTGGTGGTGCTGACCTTGCTGATGTTGCAACTGCGCAGCTTCTCACGCACCGCGATGGTGTTTCTGACGGCACCCTTGGGCTTGATCGGCGTGACCCTGTTCCTGCTGGTATTTCGTCAACCCTTTGGTTTCGTGGCGATGCTCGGCACCATCGCGCTGTCGGGGATGATCATGCGCAACTCGGTGATCCTGGTCGATCAGATCGAACAGGACATCAAGGCGGGGTTGACGCCCTGGCAGGCGATCATCGAAGCGACGGTGCGGCGCTTCCGGCCGATCGTGCTCACGGCACTCGCCGCGGTACTGGCCATGATTCCCCTGTCGCGCAGTGTGTTCTTCGGGCCGATGGCGGTGGCGATCATGGGCGGGCTGATTGTGGCGACCGCGTTGACCCTGTTGTTTCTGCCGGCGTTGTACGCGGCCTGGTTCAGGGTCAGGAAGGAGGTTGGGTGA